Within Amedibacterium intestinale, the genomic segment AATGTAACATTCTCAAAATTTGTTATTCAAGCCTGTCAGTACGCTTTAGAGAATATGGAAGATAAAAAAGAAGATACAATAGAAAATGATGAATAAAGATTTAAGGATACCTTTTTACTAGGTATCCTTTTCTTATTCTTCATCAAGAATTGCAATATGTTCTGAAAAATCTATAATCTCTGCAAGATTTTTTGTTGCTTTATTGGTATCTCTTACAATCTCAAAAAAGACATTACGAGGAAGTACAACAAATTCTTCTATATCAGGTGTTCCCTCATACATTGCTTTTAATTCTTCTATTTTACCTGTTGGAATACCTTCATCATTAGCCTTTCGAAATTTGTCATATTCAATCAGAAAATCATAAAAATTTTTATCCATTTTCAAATAAAGGTACTCATCACCATCACCTTTTACTGTTTCCCATTCTTCAATAATTTTTTCAAAGAAAGAATATTTCTCTCCTGTATCATCAAACATTCTATCAGATTTTAGATGAATGTAATCTGGGTTTATCCAATAATACTCATGTAATTTTTCTAAAAATTCATTTGGTATATATTTTATCTTTCCAGACATATAATGCGATATTGCCGTATATTCAATACCTGTTTTTGCACTTATTTGTTTTTGTTTAATTCCACTTATTTTCATTTTTTGCAAAACTTCTTTTAATCTATTTCGCATTTCTTGAAGATTTTTTTCATCATTCATTATCAACACCTCAAGCCTACTATAACAAAATATTTTCATAGTAGCAAGAAAAGTTGGAGATTTATTGGATATCGGTTCTATTTTTTACACACAAATCAAGATAATATAACGCATGTAGTCATGATTACAAAAATTCGGATAAAAGGAGGAAAATAAAGATGAAATATTTAAGACAATTTGAATATTTTGATTGGAACGCATTTGCAAAAGAAAAGGAATTTATGACAATTAGCCTTGCTCCATTATTAGATTTCAATACAAAAGAGGTACAAGGTACAAAACTAGGTATTGCGATTATAAAGGACGGAACTTCTTACGATCAAAAAGAAGGAGAGCAGGGTTCAAATCTTTTTGAAAAAATAACAGTAAAAATTCCTAAACAAATTGATGTTCCAATGAATGTTAAAGTTCAATTAAAGAATGTTTTATGTAATGTTTATGGAGATTATCGTAATCAACTTTCTGTTTATGCAGAAGATATTATCGTAATTGGGAAGTAATCTCATCATGAATAGGTGGAATGAGTGCCCTTAAAGGGCACGAATTTCCACACTTTGCTAAGGTCAAGTATTACCCTTAGCAATACATAAGTAGCATGTAGCATTAAAGATAAAAGACAAGGAGTGATATTTATGGGAAACCCACAATCAAGAAAATGGAATTTAGTAATAAACAATCCACAAGAATACGAACTGACAAGAGAAATCATTATTGATAGATTGAATAGTCTTTTTCCAAATTATTATTGCTTATCCGAAGAAATCTCTTTAAGTGGTACTCCTCATATACATATTTTTATTTATAGGAAAAGTCCAATACGTTTCCACACTTTAAAAAACAAGTTTCCAAGTGCCCATGCGGAAAAAGCTTATAGCACTATTCAAGAAAATAGAGATTATGTAGCAAAGGAAGGTAAGTGGAAAGGTACAGAAAAGGAAGAAACAAAAGTTGAAGGCTCTTTCTATGAGTGGGGAAAATTAATAAATGAGCGCGAAGAAAAAAATCCGCTAAATTATGAAGTCATCAAGGATTTAGAAGATGGAAAAGTAATTGGAGAAATTGTCTCAGATAGACCTGAACTTATTTTTAAGGTTAAACAAATCGAAGCATTGAAAGAGGCTTTGCTTATTAAAAATGCAAATAAGTTTCGCTCGCTTTCGGTAATATATTGTTTTGGACAACATAATGTCGGAAAAACAAAAATGGTGTATGAATGCCACGAACCTATTGATATTTGTAGAATAACTAATTATAGAAAACATAAAGAGATGAGTTATGACACTTATCATGGGGAAAAAGTTTTATTGTTGGATAACTTTCAAAATTCTCTTTATATTGATGATTTGATAGCATTGTTAGACATATTTCCAATGTATCTTCCTGCTAGGTTCTATGATAGATACAGTGTATATGAGTATGTATATTTGCTTTCTGTTTTACCCCTAGAAAAGCAATACGAAGATATTCAAAAACATTATCCTTTAAAGTGGAACGCTTTGATAAATAAAATTAATAAAATCATAGAAATCAAAGAAACGGGAGAAGTAATAGAGCATGAGAAAGAGAGGTACATTATACATAATGAAAAAGATTGAAAATTTAGTATTCCGATTACTTAATGGTATAAGAGAAATTATTTATAATAGAAAAAAACTAGTTTTGTTTATTTGTATTATCTTGATGTTCTATGTATTAAATGGTTTGGAGTGGGTGTATTACTCTATCTTGCCCAAAAATATCATAAGTGAGTTTGTTATTGCAGTGATAAAACCAATAGTACTATTTTTAACTGTGATAGTATTTGGAACACCTAGAGGAACGCATAAACTATCAAAAGGTTTTTATAAAATAGGTTTTCATAATAAAGAATATGAAATTCCTCGACTATTAAATAGAAAACATTTATCAAAAGAAACAGATATAGAGATTTATACATTTTATAGTCCTTATCTTTCCTTAATGGATTGGGAAAATTCACAAGACAGAATTGAAACATTATTAGGATATGACATTTTACAAATAAAGTTTAGCAAACACAATAAAAAGATTATTAATGTTTATATCGTTGATTTAGATAAATTCTTTTCAAAAACTATACTTTGGAAAGATGAAATGCTAGTTGATGATGAATGTACTTTACTTTTAGGAGTTTCTGCTTTTGAAAAAGTAAAAATAAACTTAAATAATGTACCTCATTCCTTGGTTGCTGGTGGCACAGGTTCTGGAAAGACAACGCTTTTTAAACTTTGTTTATGGCAATGTCTATTAAAAAATATGGAAGTCTATATTGCTGATTTTAAGGGCGGACTTGATTTCAATGGAATATGGCATGATAAATGTAAAATTATCACTTTAGAACTAGATTTTCTTGATACATTGGTTTCAATTAAAACAGAAATGAATAAAAGAAGAGATATTTTTGTTTCTCATTCTTGTAGAAATATTGAAGAATATAACAATAAAAATGATGAAAAATTAAATCGTATCATAATAGCATGTGATGAAGTAGCCGAATTACTTGATAAAACAGGTTTGAAAAAAAGTACTAATAAAGAAAAATTAGAACTTATGGAAAAAATAGAGGAACACATTACATCTGTCGCTAGATTAGGGCGTGCTTTTGGAGTACACCTTATTCTATCAACACAAAAACCGTCAGCAGATATTATTAACGGACAGATAAAAATAAATTTAGGAAATAGAATTTGTGGAAGTGCAGATAAAATTTTATCTCAAATGGTATTGGAAAATAATTCTGCCCTTGAAAAAATACCACCAAATTCAAAGGGTGTATTTATCAAT encodes:
- a CDS encoding helix-turn-helix domain-containing protein, producing MNDEKNLQEMRNRLKEVLQKMKISGIKQKQISAKTGIEYTAISHYMSGKIKYIPNEFLEKLHEYYWINPDYIHLKSDRMFDDTGEKYSFFEKIIEEWETVKGDGDEYLYLKMDKNFYDFLIEYDKFRKANDEGIPTGKIEELKAMYEGTPDIEEFVVLPRNVFFEIVRDTNKATKNLAEIIDFSEHIAILDEE
- a CDS encoding FtsK/SpoIIIE domain-containing protein yields the protein MKKIENLVFRLLNGIREIIYNRKKLVLFICIILMFYVLNGLEWVYYSILPKNIISEFVIAVIKPIVLFLTVIVFGTPRGTHKLSKGFYKIGFHNKEYEIPRLLNRKHLSKETDIEIYTFYSPYLSLMDWENSQDRIETLLGYDILQIKFSKHNKKIINVYIVDLDKFFSKTILWKDEMLVDDECTLLLGVSAFEKVKINLNNVPHSLVAGGTGSGKTTLFKLCLWQCLLKNMEVYIADFKGGLDFNGIWHDKCKIITLELDFLDTLVSIKTEMNKRRDIFVSHSCRNIEEYNNKNDEKLNRIIIACDEVAELLDKTGLKKSTNKEKLELMEKIEEHITSVARLGRAFGVHLILSTQKPSADIINGQIKINLGNRICGSADKILSQMVLENNSALEKIPPNSKGVFINQNDVLFKSFLLDENNLILSKKGV
- a CDS encoding viral replication protein, with the translated sequence MGNPQSRKWNLVINNPQEYELTREIIIDRLNSLFPNYYCLSEEISLSGTPHIHIFIYRKSPIRFHTLKNKFPSAHAEKAYSTIQENRDYVAKEGKWKGTEKEETKVEGSFYEWGKLINEREEKNPLNYEVIKDLEDGKVIGEIVSDRPELIFKVKQIEALKEALLIKNANKFRSLSVIYCFGQHNVGKTKMVYECHEPIDICRITNYRKHKEMSYDTYHGEKVLLLDNFQNSLYIDDLIALLDIFPMYLPARFYDRYSVYEYVYLLSVLPLEKQYEDIQKHYPLKWNALINKINKIIEIKETGEVIEHEKERYIIHNEKD